A DNA window from Solanum lycopersicum chromosome 3, SLM_r2.1 contains the following coding sequences:
- the LOC101255874 gene encoding protein HOTHEAD: MAVVGPLSVIFNLLLSLLVCHLHFTILIQGSGGEGRWEDKYPFIREASRFDDYKNSYDYIIVGGGTAGCPLAATLSKKFKVLLVERGGVPFTNTNVSFMQNFHISLADTSSTSASQFFVSTDGVFNSRARILGGATCINAGFYTRAGPSYIKKAGWDSKLVNESYPWVEKQIVYRPNLAPWQEAVRESLLEIGISPFNGFTYDHIYGTKVGGTIFDRFGRRHSAAELLASANPNKLDVLVHATVQKIDFDTSGKKPRAVGVIFKDENGKEHKAFLSTRKGSEIIVSSGAIGSPHILMLSGIGPKAELEKFNIPVVLDNKFVGQGMSDNPLNTIFVPTNRPVEQSLIQTVGITKKGVYIEASSGFGQSGDSISCHHGVASAEIGQLSTIPPKQRTVEAIEAYRKSKKNIPHEAFKGGFILEKIALPLSRGNISLVTTNPDDNPSITFNYFSHPRDLKRCVDGIRIVEKIAKSKHFTNFTQCNKETLDRLLNMSVQANVNLIPKHTHNTESLEQFCKDTVITIWHYHGGCQVGKVIAPNHKVLGVHRLRVIDGSTFKESPGTNPQATVMMMGRYMGVKILRERLGKAAGF, from the exons ATGGCTGTGGTTGGTCCTCTCTCTGTGATTTTCAACCTTCTTCTCTCTTTACTTGTATGCCATCTCCATTTCACCATTCTCATTCAag GAAGCGGAGGTGAAGGGAGATGGGAAGATAAGTATCCATTTATAAGAGAAGCAAGTAGATTTGATgattataaaaattcatatgatTATATTATAGTTGGTGGTGGAACAGCTGGTTGTCCTTTAGCAGCcacattatcaaaaaaattcaaagttttaTTAGTTGAAAGAGGTGGAGTTCcatttacaaatacaaatgtgTCATTCATGCAAAATTTTCACATCTCTCTTGCTGACACTTCATCTACTTCTGCTTCACAATTCTTCGTTTCTACCGATGGGGTTTTTAATTCTAGAGCTAGAATTTTGGGTGGAGCCACTTGTATTAATGCTGGCTTTTATACTCGCGCTGGTCCCAG TTACATTAAGAAAGCGGGATGGGATTCTAAATTGGTGAATGAATCATATCCTTGGGTTGAGAAACAAATTGTTTATAGACCAAACTTGGCTCCATGGCAAGAAGCAGTAAGGGAAAGTCTACTTGAAATTGGTATCTCACCTTTCAATGGATTCACGTATGATCACATCTATGGAACCAAGGTTGGTGGGACCATATTCGACCGCTTTGGACGTCGTCACTCTGCTGCTGAACTACTTGCCTCTGCTAATCCTAACAAGTTGGATGTTCTGGTGCATGCCACAGTTCAAAAGATTGACTTTGATACATCAG GAAAGAAGCCACGGGCAGTGGGAGTcattttcaaagatgaaaatGGGAAAGAACACAAGGCATTTCTTTCGACTAGGAAGGGAAGTGAGATTATAGTGTCATCTGGTGCAATTGGGAGCCCTCACATTCTGATGCTTAGTGGAATCGGACCAAAGGCCGAATTGGAAAAGTTCAACATCCCGGTGGTTCTTGACAATAAGTTTGTTGGTCAAGGAATGTCAGACAACCCCTTGAACACGATCTTCGTCCCCACAAATAGGCCCGTTGAACAGTCACTGATTCAGACCGTAGGGATTACGAAAAAGGGAGTCTACATTGAAGCAAGTAGTGGATTTGGACAATCAGGAGATAGCATCAGTTGCCATCATGGAGTCGCTTCAGCTGAG ATTGGGCAACTGTCCACCATTCCTCCGAAACAGAGAACAGTAGAAGCAATTGAAGCATATCGAAAAAGCAAGAAAAACATACCACACGAGGCGTTCAAGGGAGGTTTTATCTTAGAAAAGATAGCACTACCTTTGTCAAGAGGGAACATTAGCCTGGTGACTACTAATCCTGACGACAACCCTTCCATCACCTTCAACTACTTCAGCCATCCACGTGATCTAAAACGATGTGTAGATGGTATACGCATTGTGGAGAAGATAGCGAAATCTAAACACTTCACCAACTTCACACAGTGTAACAAAGAGACACTAGATAGGCTGCTTAACATGAGTGTCCAAGCTAATGTTAATCTAATACCAAAACACACTCATAACACAGAGTCGTTAGAACAGTTCTGCAAAGACACTGTGATCACAATATGGCATTACCATGGCGGATGTCAAGTTGGAAAGGTGATCGCTCCCAATCACAAGGTTCTTGGTGTCCATAGGCTCCGCGTCATCGATGGTTCCACATTCAAAGAGTCTCCAGGCACAAATCCTCAAGCCACAGTGATGATGATGGGCAG GTACATGGGAGTGAAGATTCTGAGAGAGAGATTAGGAAAAGCAGCTGGTTTCTAA
- the LOC101266497 gene encoding receptor-like serine/threonine-protein kinase ALE2 isoform X2, whose amino-acid sequence MGLLQSFMLLRFLVILSVLSIQLSAGFNLHSLKTAASAFLKDGRIDLSVQRNAGSRKSLLQEDLFPTPTSRSKRHAMFAATPHLEAFHSAPHPYHHPTKATYQHKILEPSNYADAPLTSTHFRNSGGKQVHSSASAPIISSIRHHHRRNKHSDSTAKPNDRLHPPSSRWSVPMSTPTISPTSSSIKRKKLRPPPLPVMTLPPPPPNHDCSSLTCTEPLTYTPPGSPCGCVWPIQVAMCLNVTLYTFFPLVSELAKEIAAGVLLNMSQVRIMGANAADQQLEKTIVHINLVPTDGKFDGTTAFTIYQKFWKRAVFIKTTDFGAYEMVYVRYPGLPPSPPSRHSSSATIDDLPAYPGNENNGMTIKPLGVDVSSRMRKKGIPRNMIIVIVISSITAFVVCMGLIWLLLFKRGCYAQSPEQPPHILVSSQGKTSGDAGSMILASKPSSKSMSFSSSILAYTGTAKIFSTNDIERATNNFDISRVLGEGGFGLVYSGTLDDGRKVAVKVLKRDDRQGGREFLVEVEMLSRLHHRNLVKLIGICTEENCRCLVYELVPNGSVESHLHGIDKEASPLDWYARMKIALGAARGLAYLHEDSSPRVIHRDFKSSNILLEHDFTPKVSDFGLARTALEEGNRHISTHVMGTFGYLAPEYAMTGHLLVKSDVYSYGVVLLELLSGRKPVDLSQPQGQENLVAWARPLLTTKEGLEIIIDKAMESDIPIDSISKVAAIASMCVQPEVSHRPFMGEVVQALKLVCDEFDDTRGPMSRSCSQEDLSMTDTSLVHKSIPGFDSPLNVQMELSASELKSASARYGTVESESFRRQFNSAPLKMGRKRNFWQRLRVLSSGSMSEHSFSSKT is encoded by the exons ATGGGGTTGCTGCAGAGTTTCATGTTGTTGAGGTTCTTGGTGATTCTAAGTGTTCTTTCAATCCAATTATCTGCAG GATTCAACCTACATTCACTGAAAACAGCAGCTTCTGCATTTCTCAAGGACGGACGAATTGATCTTAGTGTACAGAGAAATGCAGGATCACGTAAATCCCTCCTACAAGAAG ATTTGTTCCCCACTCCAACTTCTAGATCGAAGAGACATGCAATGTTTGCTGCTACGCCCCATCTCGAGGCATTTCACAGTGCTCCACACCCATATCATCATCCAACTAAAG CTACTTATCAGCACAAGATCTTGGAACCATCAAATTACGCGGATGCACCTTTAACTTCAACCCATTTTAGGAATTCTGGTGGGAAGCAAGTACACAGTTCTGCATCTGCGCCTATAATCTCCTCTATTAGGCATCATCACAGGAGAAACAAACACAGTGACTCTACGGCTAAACCAAATGATCGCCTCCATCCACCCAGTTCAAGGTGGTCAG TTCCCATGAGTACACCTACAATATCGCCAACGAGTTCATCTATAAAACGAAAGAAACTGAGACCACCACCTTTACCTGTTATGACACTGCCACCACCACCTCCGAATCATG ATTGTAGTTCTTTGACATGCACTGAGCCGTTGACGTACACACCTCCTGGGTCACCCTGCGGCTGTGTGTGGCCCATTCAGGTAGCGATGTGCCTCAATGTCACACTCTATACCTTCTTTCCTTTGGTATCTGAGCTAGCCAAGGAAATTGCTGCTGGTGTTTTGCTAAACATGAGTCAAGTGCGGATTATGGGAGCAAATGCAGCTGACCAACAGCTTGAGAAAACAATTGTACATATCAACTTGGTTCCTACAGATGGAAAATTTGATGGTACCACAGCTTTTACCATCTATCAGAAGTTCTGGAAGAGGGCAGTATTCATTAAGACTACGGATTTTGGTGCCTATGAGATGGTTTATGTCCGTTATCCAG GGTTACCACCTTCTCCACCTTCACGTCATTCGAGCAGTGCTACTATTGATGATCTACCAGCCTATCCTGGCAATGAAAATAATGGAATGACAATCAAACCTCTGGGGGTGGATGTGTCATCAAGAATGAGAAAGAAGGGTATACCTAGAAATATGATTATTGTGATCGTCATATCATCTATCACAGCCTTTGTTGTGTGCATGGGATTAATTTGGCTTCTGTTGTTTAAGCGAGGATGTTATGCTCAATCACCTGAGCAACCTCCGCATATTTTAGTCTCCTCCCAGGGGAAAACATCAG GTGATGCTGGATCTATGATTTTGGCAAGTAAGCCCAGCTCAAAATCCATGTCTTTCAGTTCTAGTATTTTAGCTTACACAGGAACTGCAAAAATTTTCAGTACAAACGATATAGAGAGAGCCACTAACAACTTTGACATTTCAAGGGTCCTTGGGGAAGGTGGTTTTGGACTTGTGTACAGTGGAACCCTTGATGATGGAAGGAAAGTAGCAGTTAAGGTTCTAAAGAGAGATGACCGGCAGGGAGGCCGTGAGTTTTTGGTGGAAGTTGAGATGCTTAGTAGGCTGCATCACAGAAACTTGGTCAAATTGATAGGTATTTGCACCGAGGAAAACTGTCGCTGCCTGGTCTATGAACTTGTTCCTAATGGGAGTGTAGAATCACACTTACATG GAATTGATAAAGAAGCTTCTCCTCTTGACTGGTATGCAAGAATGAAGATTGCATTAGGTGCAGCTCGAGGATTGGCCTATCTGCATGAGGACTCGAGCCCTCGTGTAATACACAGGGACTTCAAGTCTAGTAACATCTTGCTGGAACATGATTTTACACCAAAAGTTTCAGACTTTGGCTTGGCTAGAACAGCACTGGAGGAGGGAAACAGACACATCTCCACTCATGTTATGGGCACTTTTGG CTACCTAGCTCCAGAATATGCAATGACTGGCCATCTCCTGGTGAAAAGTGATGTTTATAGCTATGGTGTAGTTCTCCTTGAGCTCTTGAGCGGACGAAAACCTGTGGATTTATCACAACCTCAAGGTCAAGAAAATCTTGTAGCCTGGGCTCGTCCCCTCCTGACAACCAAGGAAGgtttagaaataataatagatAAAGCTATGGAGTCTGATATCCCAATTGATAGTATCAGTAAAGTTGCAGCAATAGCATCAATGTGTGTACAACCAGAAGTATCGCATCGCCCTTTCATGGGAGAAGTGGTTCAAGCCTTGAAATTAGTATGTGATGAATTTGATGATACACGAGGGCCTATGTCACGAAGTTGCAGCCAGGAGGACCTTTCTATGACAGATACTTCACTAGTCCATAAATCAATTCCAGGTTTTGATTCTCCTTTAAATGTCCAAATGGAATTATCAGCTTCAGAGTTAAAGAGTGCATCAGCTAGATATGGAACAGTGGAATCCGAGTCTTTTAGAAGACAATTCAATTCTGCTCCTTTGAAAATGGGAAGAAAAAGGAATTTCTGGCAAAGGTTGAGAGTTCTTTCAAGTGGCAGCATGAGTGAACATagtttttcatcaaaaacatgA
- the LOC101266497 gene encoding receptor-like serine/threonine-protein kinase ALE2 isoform X1, with amino-acid sequence MGLLQSFMLLRFLVILSVLSIQLSAGFNLHSLKTAASAFLKDGRIDLSVQRNAGSRKSLLQEDLFPTPTSRSKRHAMFAATPHLEAFHSAPHPYHHPTKATYQHKILEPSNYADAPLTSTHFRNSGGKQVHSSASAPIISSIRHHHRRNKHSDSTAKPNDRLHPPSSRWSGPSISPFMSPVPSSISWAPVSSPITQPSHTGIPMSTPTISPTSSSIKRKKLRPPPLPVMTLPPPPPNHDCSSLTCTEPLTYTPPGSPCGCVWPIQVAMCLNVTLYTFFPLVSELAKEIAAGVLLNMSQVRIMGANAADQQLEKTIVHINLVPTDGKFDGTTAFTIYQKFWKRAVFIKTTDFGAYEMVYVRYPGLPPSPPSRHSSSATIDDLPAYPGNENNGMTIKPLGVDVSSRMRKKGIPRNMIIVIVISSITAFVVCMGLIWLLLFKRGCYAQSPEQPPHILVSSQGKTSGDAGSMILASKPSSKSMSFSSSILAYTGTAKIFSTNDIERATNNFDISRVLGEGGFGLVYSGTLDDGRKVAVKVLKRDDRQGGREFLVEVEMLSRLHHRNLVKLIGICTEENCRCLVYELVPNGSVESHLHGIDKEASPLDWYARMKIALGAARGLAYLHEDSSPRVIHRDFKSSNILLEHDFTPKVSDFGLARTALEEGNRHISTHVMGTFGYLAPEYAMTGHLLVKSDVYSYGVVLLELLSGRKPVDLSQPQGQENLVAWARPLLTTKEGLEIIIDKAMESDIPIDSISKVAAIASMCVQPEVSHRPFMGEVVQALKLVCDEFDDTRGPMSRSCSQEDLSMTDTSLVHKSIPGFDSPLNVQMELSASELKSASARYGTVESESFRRQFNSAPLKMGRKRNFWQRLRVLSSGSMSEHSFSSKT; translated from the exons ATGGGGTTGCTGCAGAGTTTCATGTTGTTGAGGTTCTTGGTGATTCTAAGTGTTCTTTCAATCCAATTATCTGCAG GATTCAACCTACATTCACTGAAAACAGCAGCTTCTGCATTTCTCAAGGACGGACGAATTGATCTTAGTGTACAGAGAAATGCAGGATCACGTAAATCCCTCCTACAAGAAG ATTTGTTCCCCACTCCAACTTCTAGATCGAAGAGACATGCAATGTTTGCTGCTACGCCCCATCTCGAGGCATTTCACAGTGCTCCACACCCATATCATCATCCAACTAAAG CTACTTATCAGCACAAGATCTTGGAACCATCAAATTACGCGGATGCACCTTTAACTTCAACCCATTTTAGGAATTCTGGTGGGAAGCAAGTACACAGTTCTGCATCTGCGCCTATAATCTCCTCTATTAGGCATCATCACAGGAGAAACAAACACAGTGACTCTACGGCTAAACCAAATGATCGCCTCCATCCACCCAGTTCAAGGTGGTCAG GTCCTTCAATCTCTCCGTTCATGTCTCCTGTTCCTTCTTCAATAAGTTGGGCACCTGTATCATCACCGATAACCCAACCTAGTCACACAGGAA TTCCCATGAGTACACCTACAATATCGCCAACGAGTTCATCTATAAAACGAAAGAAACTGAGACCACCACCTTTACCTGTTATGACACTGCCACCACCACCTCCGAATCATG ATTGTAGTTCTTTGACATGCACTGAGCCGTTGACGTACACACCTCCTGGGTCACCCTGCGGCTGTGTGTGGCCCATTCAGGTAGCGATGTGCCTCAATGTCACACTCTATACCTTCTTTCCTTTGGTATCTGAGCTAGCCAAGGAAATTGCTGCTGGTGTTTTGCTAAACATGAGTCAAGTGCGGATTATGGGAGCAAATGCAGCTGACCAACAGCTTGAGAAAACAATTGTACATATCAACTTGGTTCCTACAGATGGAAAATTTGATGGTACCACAGCTTTTACCATCTATCAGAAGTTCTGGAAGAGGGCAGTATTCATTAAGACTACGGATTTTGGTGCCTATGAGATGGTTTATGTCCGTTATCCAG GGTTACCACCTTCTCCACCTTCACGTCATTCGAGCAGTGCTACTATTGATGATCTACCAGCCTATCCTGGCAATGAAAATAATGGAATGACAATCAAACCTCTGGGGGTGGATGTGTCATCAAGAATGAGAAAGAAGGGTATACCTAGAAATATGATTATTGTGATCGTCATATCATCTATCACAGCCTTTGTTGTGTGCATGGGATTAATTTGGCTTCTGTTGTTTAAGCGAGGATGTTATGCTCAATCACCTGAGCAACCTCCGCATATTTTAGTCTCCTCCCAGGGGAAAACATCAG GTGATGCTGGATCTATGATTTTGGCAAGTAAGCCCAGCTCAAAATCCATGTCTTTCAGTTCTAGTATTTTAGCTTACACAGGAACTGCAAAAATTTTCAGTACAAACGATATAGAGAGAGCCACTAACAACTTTGACATTTCAAGGGTCCTTGGGGAAGGTGGTTTTGGACTTGTGTACAGTGGAACCCTTGATGATGGAAGGAAAGTAGCAGTTAAGGTTCTAAAGAGAGATGACCGGCAGGGAGGCCGTGAGTTTTTGGTGGAAGTTGAGATGCTTAGTAGGCTGCATCACAGAAACTTGGTCAAATTGATAGGTATTTGCACCGAGGAAAACTGTCGCTGCCTGGTCTATGAACTTGTTCCTAATGGGAGTGTAGAATCACACTTACATG GAATTGATAAAGAAGCTTCTCCTCTTGACTGGTATGCAAGAATGAAGATTGCATTAGGTGCAGCTCGAGGATTGGCCTATCTGCATGAGGACTCGAGCCCTCGTGTAATACACAGGGACTTCAAGTCTAGTAACATCTTGCTGGAACATGATTTTACACCAAAAGTTTCAGACTTTGGCTTGGCTAGAACAGCACTGGAGGAGGGAAACAGACACATCTCCACTCATGTTATGGGCACTTTTGG CTACCTAGCTCCAGAATATGCAATGACTGGCCATCTCCTGGTGAAAAGTGATGTTTATAGCTATGGTGTAGTTCTCCTTGAGCTCTTGAGCGGACGAAAACCTGTGGATTTATCACAACCTCAAGGTCAAGAAAATCTTGTAGCCTGGGCTCGTCCCCTCCTGACAACCAAGGAAGgtttagaaataataatagatAAAGCTATGGAGTCTGATATCCCAATTGATAGTATCAGTAAAGTTGCAGCAATAGCATCAATGTGTGTACAACCAGAAGTATCGCATCGCCCTTTCATGGGAGAAGTGGTTCAAGCCTTGAAATTAGTATGTGATGAATTTGATGATACACGAGGGCCTATGTCACGAAGTTGCAGCCAGGAGGACCTTTCTATGACAGATACTTCACTAGTCCATAAATCAATTCCAGGTTTTGATTCTCCTTTAAATGTCCAAATGGAATTATCAGCTTCAGAGTTAAAGAGTGCATCAGCTAGATATGGAACAGTGGAATCCGAGTCTTTTAGAAGACAATTCAATTCTGCTCCTTTGAAAATGGGAAGAAAAAGGAATTTCTGGCAAAGGTTGAGAGTTCTTTCAAGTGGCAGCATGAGTGAACATagtttttcatcaaaaacatgA
- the LOC101266204 gene encoding NDR1/HIN1-like protein 13, producing MADRVYPAAKPAVPNGTAAPAPAPAAAAAANGGANQTFPANKAQLYNAARPTYRPMPPPRRKHRRSCCCCCCLFITLFIITIVLLAAIAGAIFWVLYRPQRPSFSVSTLQVSQFNLTSTKLASKFSLTVVARNPNKKISFFYDPINISFNSADVDIGDGSLPAFTHNRKNTTTLKTVVSSSGKNLDDSAISNLKSKLKNKKSLPLEIKLDTKVKVKVGSLKTKKVGIRVKCSGIKITVPSGKTPTKATTSNVKCKVDLRIKIWKWTF from the coding sequence ATGGCGGATAGAGTATACCCAGCTGCTAAACCAGCTGTTCCTAATGGCACTGCTGCTCCGGCTCCCGCTCCTGCCGCCGCCGCCGCCGCCAACGGCGGAGCTAATCAGACGTTTCCGGCGAACAAAGCTCAACTTTACAACGCTGCTAGACCTACTTACCGTCCTATGCCGCCTCCCCGCCGTAAACACCGACGGagctgctgttgttgttgttgcctGTTTATTACCTTATTCATAATCACTATTGTTCTACTTGCTGCAATTGCCGGTGCGATTTTCTGGGTACTTTACCGTCCTCAGAGGCCTTCCTTCTCTGTTTCTACTCTTCAAGTCTCTCAATTCAATCTTACTTCTACGAAACTCGCGTCGAAATTCAGTCTCACCGTTGTTGCTCGTAATCCAAACAAAAAGATCTCTTTCTTCTACGATCCTATTAACATTTCGTTCAATTCCGCCGATGTTGATATCGGAGACGGATCGTTACCGGCTTTTACGCATAATAGGAAAAACACAACGACGTTGAAGACAGTAGTGTCAAGTTCAGGAAAAAACCTGGACGATTCTGCGATTTCTAATCTGAaatctaaattgaagaataagaaGAGTCTGCCATTGGAGATAAAGCTTGATACAAAAGTTAAAGTAAAAGTTGGAAGCTTGAAAACGAAGAAAGTCGGAATTCGAGTTAAATGCAGTGGTATTAAAATTACTGTTCCTTCCGGCAAAACTCCGACTAAAGCTACTACTTCAAATGTGAAATGCAAAGTGGATCTTCGAATCAAGATCTGGAAATGGACTTTCTGA
- the LOC101265907 gene encoding protein FAR1-RELATED SEQUENCE 4, producing the protein MESAAGLGNSNVEVRDDMEFDSHEAAYEFYKEYAKSEGFGTAKLSSRRSRATKEFIDAKFSCIRYGNKQQSDDAINPRPSPKIGCKASMHVKRRWSSGKWYIHSIIREHNHELLPAQVHFFRSHRNVDPLNNDAKVRRKNMLASVSKQYGAYQFSGNLENLFRNQHDRGRSLTLEEGDAQVLLELFVHMQEENPKFFYAIDLNEEHRLRNVFWVDAKGMDSYSNFGDVVSFDTTYFTNKYKVPLVLFIGANHHVQPTLLGCALIADDTVHTFLWLMRTWCLAMGGQGPRILLSDQNDNIKAAVGAILTNTQHYFSLWSILEKIPSRLDYLSMWHETFMAKFRKCIYKSWTEEHFEHRWWKLIEKFSLREDEWVQSLYEDRKLWVPIFMRGVSFANLSMASRSESVNSFFDKYIQSEMSLRDFIGQHKLILEDWYEEEAKANFDAWHETPELLSPSPFEKQMLLLYTHEIFRKFQVEVIGASACHLKKESEDGTSITYAVKDFEANQDFVVEWDAPKSDLYCSCHLFEYKGYLCRHAIVVLQMSGVFVIPSKYILQRWTNAATSKHSIIEGLDDAQAKVRRYNDLCRRAIILGEEGSLTQESYNIAVGAIAEALKKCQGNTLAANRKSGCSAIPAIQVDEVCQGNTLAARELGPDSEAAQTSKGSKRADPGNERESNRNTSNKKGKAPLEPEIENSAQEDFPQMDMPSSLYHPARFLTTLLRGGDINKRGAELLGEMLQEQN; encoded by the exons ATGGAATCAGCTGCTGGGCTTGGGAACAGTAATGTGGAGGTTCGAGATGATATGGAATTTGATTCACACGAAGCAGCATATGAATTCTACAAAGAATATGCAAAATCAGAGGGGTTTGGCACTGCCAAATTGAGCAGTCGTCGTTCTAGGGCAACTAAAGAGTTCATTGATGCAAAGTTTTCCTGCATCAGATATGGTAACAAGCAGCAGTCTGATGATGCGATCAACCCCAGACCTTCTCCTAAAATAGGCTGTAAAGCTAGTATGCATGTGAAGAGAAGGTGGTCGAGTGGAAAGTGGTATATTCATAGTATCATCAGAGAACACAACCATGAGCTTTTACCAGCTCAAGTGCACTTCTTCAGAAGCCACAGAAACGTTGATCCGCTTAACAATGATGCAAAAGTTCGGCGGAAGAATATGTTGGCTTCTGTATCAAAACAGTATGGTGCATATCAATTCTCTGGTAATCTGGAGAATCTTTTCAGGAACCAACATGACAGAGGTCGAAGTTTGACTTTAGAAGAAGGAGATGCTCAGGTTTTGCTTGAACTTTTTGTGCACATGCAGGAAGAGAATCCAAAGTTTTTTTATGCTATAGACTTAAACGAGGAGCATCGATTAAGAAATGTTTTCTGGGTTGACGCCAAAGGCATGGATAGTTATTCCAACTTTGGTGATGTGGTGTCATTTGATACTACATACTTCACAAACAAATATAAAGTACCTTTGGTTCTCTTCATTGGAGCAAACCATCATGTTCAACCCACCTTACTAGGTTGTGCGCTAATTGCTGATGATACAGTGCATACATTCTTATGGTTGATGCGGACATGGTGCCTGGCAATGGGTGGACAAGGTCCAAGAATTTTGTTATCTGATCAAAATGACAACATCAAAGCAGCTGTTGGAGCAATCTTGACAAACACCCAACACTACTTCAGCCTGTGGAGTATATTGGAGAAGATCCCAAGCCGTCTTGATTATCTCAGCATGTGGCATGAAACATTTATGGCAAAGTTTAGGAAGTGCATATATAAGTCATGGACTGAAGAGCATTTTGAACACAGATGGTGGAAGTTGATCGAAAAGTTCAGTCTTAGAGAAGATGAGTGGGTCCAATCATTGTATGAAGATCGCAAGCTTTGGGTGCCTATTTTTATGAGGGGTGTGTCATTTGCCAACTTATCTATGGCTTCAAGATCCGAAAGCGTAAACTCTTTCTTTGACAAATATATCCAAAGTGAAATGTCTCTTCGAGACTTTATTGGACAACATAAGCTAATTCTTGAAGACTGGTATGAAGAGGAAGCGAAAGCTAATTTTGATGCATGGCACGAGACGCCTGAGCTTTTGTCTCCCTCTCCCTTCGAGAAACAGATGTTGCTTCTGTATACTCATGAAATATTCAGGAAATTCCAAGTTGAAGTAATAGGAGCCTCTGCATGCCACCTGAAAAAAGAATCAGAAGACGGCACATCTATAACATATGCCGTCAAAGATTTTGAAGCAAATCAGGACTTTGTGGTGGAGTGGGATGCACCAAAGTCTGACCTGTACTGTTCATGCCATTTATTTGAGTACAAAGGTTACCTTTGTAGGCATGCGATTGTGGTACTTCAAATGTCTGGCGTCTTCGTTATTCCGTCCAAGTACATATTGCAACGCTGGACCAATGCTGCTACAAGCAAGCATTCCATAATCGAAGGACTGGATGACGCACAAGCTAAGGTCCGTCGTTACAATGAtttgtgtcgacgggcaataaTATTGGGTGAAGAGGGATCATTGACTCAGGAGAGCTACAACATTGCTGTTGGTGCCATTGCAGAAGCTCTAAAGAAATGTCAAGGAAATACTCTTGCAGCTAATCGTAAATCAG GTTGTAGTGCAATCCCTGCTATCCAAGTTGATGAAGTATGTCAAGGAAACACCCTTGCAGCTAGAGAGCTAGGGCCTGACAGCGAAGCAGCCCAGACAAGCAAGGGTTCTAAAAGAGCTGATCCTGGTAATGAAAGGGAAAGCAACAGGAATACTTCTAATAAAAAAGGAAAG gCCCCTTTGGAGCCAGAGATTGAAAATAGTGCACAAGAAGACTTTCCTCAAATG GATATGCCTAGTAGCCTGTACCATCCTGCGAGATTCCTTACAACACTGTTAAGAGGTGGTGACATTAACAAAAGAGGCGCGGAACTACTTGGAGAGATGCTGCAGGAACAAAATTGA